A region of the Candidatus Eisenbacteria bacterium genome:
CCGCGGCTCCGGCCGGCTCCTCGAGCCGGTTCGCGACCGCGATCGGGAAGTTGCGCTTGATGACCTGACCCAGGTTCCCCGACGCCGCGAGATGGTGGTTCATCCCTCCGTCCACGATCAGGAAGGTCTTCCCTCTCGATTCCTTGATGTCGTTCACGCGCGTGAGATACACGCCGGCCTCGCCGGCGAGATAGCGCCCCGGCTCGATGAGAAGACGCGTGCCACGGAGTCTCGCGTCCGCGCGCACCTCGGCCGCCAGGGCGCGGAGCCCCTCGGCGAGCCGGTCCATCGGGAGCGGGGACTCGCTCGGGAAGTACGGGATGCCGAGCCCCCCGCCGAAGTCCACGACCTGGAGCGGGCGTCCGATCCGGCCGGCCACGCGCCGCGCGATCTCGACTCCCTTCCGGTACTGATGCACGAGCACCCCGTCGTCCAGGATCTGCGTTCCTGTGAAGAGGTGGATGCCCTGGAACTCGACGTGCGCGCTCTTCGCGAGACGGTCGACCACGGGATCGATGCGCTCCTCGTCCACGCCGAAGGGCGCCGGCTTCCCTCCCATGCGCATGGCCCCGCCCTGCGCGTCCGGGCCCGGGTTGATCCGGAGCGCCACCCGCGCGCGAACCCCGAGCCTCGCCGCGATCTCCTCCACGCGCTCGGCTTCCCGCTCCGACTCGACATGGATCTCGCCGATGCCGCGCTCCAGCACGTACGCGAGCTCGGTCTCGGTCTTCCCGGGTCCCGCGAAGAGGACGCGCCCGGGAGGGCAGCCGGCTCGCTGCGTCTGGTGGAACTCTCCCGCCGAGGCGACCTCGAGACCGAGCCCCGCCGCCACGAAATGGCGCACGATCGCGGGGCAGGGATTGGCCTTGATGGAGTACGCGATGTCGAACTCGGGCGGGTAGGTCGCGCGCAGGAGGGCGAGCTGGCGGTCCAGGATGCCGGCGTCGTAGACGAAGAGCGGGGTGCCGTGCGACGCGGCCAGCGCGGTCGCGGGAATCCCGCCGATCGACAACGTGCTGCCGGACCCCGCGAAGTGTCGTGCGACGAGCGCGCGGACGTGATCCACGCTACACCCCCGCGCGGCGTCTCAGGGAGGGATAGTCCACCTTGCCGCTGCTCGTCCTCGGCATGCGGTCGAGGATCTCGAAGACCTTCGGGACCATGTAGGCCGGCATCTTCTCGGCGCAGTGGACGCGGAGCGCCTCCGCGTCGAGCGAGTTCCCTTCCGCGGGAACGACGAACGCGGTGATGGACTGGCCCAGCACCGCGTCGGGAACGCCGATCACGGCCGCCATCTGCACGCGGCCGCTCTGGAAGATCACCTCTTCCACCTCGGTCGGGCTGATGCGGAAGCCCGACGACTTGATCATGTTGTCGCGGCGTCCGACGAAGTAGAGGAAGCCGTCCTCGTCCATGCGCACGAGGTCGCCCGAGTAGCAGACCTTCTCGTCGGTCCCGACTTCCACCGGAACGAACGGGTTCGGACGGAGCCGCTCCGCGGTGAGCTCGGGCTGCCCCCAGTACCCCATCGACACGGTGGGGCCGCGATGCACCAGCTCACCGGTTTCCCCGGGACCGCAGCGGCGCCCGTCGGCGTCCACGAGGATGATCTCCGTATCGGGGATCGCCTTCCCCATCGAGGTCGGGCGGCGGTCCAGCTCGGAGGGTGGAAGGTACGTGGACCGGAATGCCTCGGTCAGTCCGTACATGAGAAAGATCTTCGTCGTCGGGAGCATGCGCCGGAGCGCGGCCAGCACGTCCTGCGGCATCGCGCCTCCGGTGTTCGTGATGTACCGGAGGTGCGGGTACTCCGACTTGTGGAGCGACGAGCTCGGCTGCGTGAGGAGGCTCCAGAGCGTGGGGACGCCGGCGAGCCCCGTGATCTTCTCGTCGCGGAGCGCGGTCACGACCTCGCGAGCGAAGACGAAGGGCTTCAGCACGCACGTCGCGCCCCGCTGGAACGCCGTCATGATCTGGTTCATGCCGGCGTCGAAGCTGAACGGGAGGACCGCGAGGATGCGCTCCTCCTCCGTGATCTCGAGATACGTGGAGACGATCGTCGCGCCCGCCATCACGTTCGCGTGGCTCAGCATGACGCCCTTCGGCTTTCCCGTCGAACCGGAGGTGTAGAGGATCGCGGCGAGGTCCTTCGAGATCGAGGCCTCGAGCTCGTGGCCCGAGGGCGCGGCCGCGGCGAGCGCCTCGTACGAGTGGATCGGGAGAGTGACGCCGGCGGGCGGTCGCGCGGACCCGTCGGAGTCCGTCACGATCAGGAACTCGAGACTCGGGATCGAGCCGAGGATCGGAGCGATGGACTCGAGCTTCGGGGCGGACGTGACGAGGCCGCGCATGCGGCAGTCGGTCGCGATGTGGCCGACCTGGTCCGGGAAGAGAACCCCGTTGATGGGCACGTAGGCCCCGCCCGCGCGCGAGATCGCGAAGATGGAGATGGATTGCTCGATCGACGCGTCGAGATAGATCCCGATCCGGTCGCCGCGCTCGATCCCGGCATTCCGGAGTCCCTGGGCGACGCCGCCGGTCTGACTCCAGACCTCGGCGTAGGCGAGCCTCCGGTTCCCGTGAACGAGCGCTTCCTTCCCGGGCAGGCGCGCCGCGCTCGCGCGGAGCATGTGGTGAACCAGGAAATCCACGTCCTACCCCGTCGCGGCGCCGCTCGCCCGCTTGCCGTCGACGAAGCGGGCGATCGTGGCGATCGTCTCGAAGCTCTCGGGCACGAGCTCCTCGTCGGCGACGACGATCTGGAACTCGCTCTCGAGGAACGAGACGACCTCGAGGATTCCCAGGGAGTCGAGGATTCCGGTGCGAAGCAAGGGGTCGTCGTCCCGGACGCCGCGCTTCTTCGCCAGGGGGAATTTGCCGAGGATGAACTCGCGGATGCGCGCGTCGGTCGCGCCGGCCGTCACGGGAGGTGGGGCTCCGATGGCCCGCCAATGGTCAGGAGCACAACTTATTGTACCGGAGCCGCAGTCCAAATGCAAAAACGTCCTCGTCCCAAGGAGTTGCCCGCCGCAGCTCGAACCGATCGATCTCCGGATCGTTCGACCCGTGGATGGTGGTCACGGCGTACGTGTAGCCCGCGTCCCGCAGCAGCGCCTTGGTCTCCGCGGTGAAGTCCGCCGCGGTCCCGTTCGGATACGCGAACCCCTCGACGGTGGTCCCCAGGCGCTCTTCGAGCACGCGCTTCGAGTCCACGATCTCGCGCTCGGCCTGGTTCCTCCCCATTCTCGAGAGGATCGGGTGTGTCGCCGTGTGGGAGCCGAACTCGATTCCCTCGCGGCTCATCGCCTGGACCTCGTCCCACTGGAGCATGAGGCCGGGCGTCTCCCGAGGAGGACCCACGCCGAGCGCGTCGCGCAGGCGGAGGATCGCGTTCGTCCGCTCCATCTCGTCCAGGGT
Encoded here:
- a CDS encoding acyl carrier protein — translated: MTAGATDARIREFILGKFPLAKKRGVRDDDPLLRTGILDSLGILEVVSFLESEFQIVVADEELVPESFETIATIARFVDGKRASGAATG
- a CDS encoding acyl-CoA ligase (AMP-forming), exosortase A system-associated — its product is MDFLVHHMLRASAARLPGKEALVHGNRRLAYAEVWSQTGGVAQGLRNAGIERGDRIGIYLDASIEQSISIFAISRAGGAYVPINGVLFPDQVGHIATDCRMRGLVTSAPKLESIAPILGSIPSLEFLIVTDSDGSARPPAGVTLPIHSYEALAAAAPSGHELEASISKDLAAILYTSGSTGKPKGVMLSHANVMAGATIVSTYLEITEEERILAVLPFSFDAGMNQIMTAFQRGATCVLKPFVFAREVVTALRDEKITGLAGVPTLWSLLTQPSSSLHKSEYPHLRYITNTGGAMPQDVLAALRRMLPTTKIFLMYGLTEAFRSTYLPPSELDRRPTSMGKAIPDTEIILVDADGRRCGPGETGELVHRGPTVSMGYWGQPELTAERLRPNPFVPVEVGTDEKVCYSGDLVRMDEDGFLYFVGRRDNMIKSSGFRISPTEVEEVIFQSGRVQMAAVIGVPDAVLGQSITAFVVPAEGNSLDAEALRVHCAEKMPAYMVPKVFEILDRMPRTSSGKVDYPSLRRRAGV
- the lysA gene encoding diaminopimelate decarboxylase, giving the protein MDHVRALVARHFAGSGSTLSIGGIPATALAASHGTPLFVYDAGILDRQLALLRATYPPEFDIAYSIKANPCPAIVRHFVAAGLGLEVASAGEFHQTQRAGCPPGRVLFAGPGKTETELAYVLERGIGEIHVESEREAERVEEIAARLGVRARVALRINPGPDAQGGAMRMGGKPAPFGVDEERIDPVVDRLAKSAHVEFQGIHLFTGTQILDDGVLVHQYRKGVEIARRVAGRIGRPLQVVDFGGGLGIPYFPSESPLPMDRLAEGLRALAAEVRADARLRGTRLLIEPGRYLAGEAGVYLTRVNDIKESRGKTFLIVDGGMNHHLAASGNLGQVIKRNFPIAVANRLEEPAGAAVDVVGPLCTPLDVLARDVTLPEARVGDLVAIFQSGAYGRTASPLGFLSQPSPAEVFVHDGSATLVRRRGTYEDALWDAVGS